A window of the Gossypium hirsutum isolate 1008001.06 chromosome A03, Gossypium_hirsutum_v2.1, whole genome shotgun sequence genome harbors these coding sequences:
- the LOC107886870 gene encoding calumenin-A isoform X1 — protein sequence MGKVSAIIYIAVALLILFLISHSPKKHPNHSRHRRLKLRSSFSFSNPTHHEPVAFDPLVADIERRREDRQWEKQYLEHTHPELVNDHAPGHESQPEWEDFMNAEDYLNDEDKFNVTNRLVMLFPKIDADPADGFVTENELTEWHLQQAAKEVLHRSMREMEVHDKNHDGFVSFAEYEPPSWVKNDNNSFGYDMGWWKEEHFNASDVNGDGLLNITEFNDFLHPSDSKSPKLLHWLCKEEVRERDTDRDGKVNFDEFFHGLFDLVRNYDEEDHNSSHLSHDSLESPARSLFSQLDKDGDRLLSEEELLPIIGKIHPSERYYAKQQADYIISQADSDKDGRLSLLEMIENPYVFYSAIFSEDEDDDDYEYHDEFR from the exons ATGGGAAAAGTTTCAGCCATTATATACATTGCTGTGGCTCTTCTAATCCTCTTCCTCATCTCGCATTCCCCTAAGAAACACCCCAACCACAGCCGCCATCGCCGCCTAAAGCTCCGCTCTTCTTTCAGCTTCAGCAACCCCACCCACCACGAGCCCGTGGCTTTTGATCCTCTCGTCGCCGACATCGAGCGCCGCCGTGAAGATCGACAATGGGAGAAGCAGTACTTGGAGCACACCCATCCTGAGCTTGTAAATGACCACGCTCCGGGTCACGAGTCGCAGCCCGAGTGGGAGGATTTCATGAACGCTGAGGATTACTTGAATGATGAGGATAAGTTCAACGTTACCAATAG GTTGGTAATGCTGTTCCCCAAGATTGATGCGGACCCTGCAGATGGTTTTGTGACGGAGAATGAATTGACCGAGTGGCATCTACAACAAGCAGCAAAGGAAGTCTTGCACAGGTCTATGAGGGAGATGGAAGTTCATGACAAGAACCATGATGGATTTGTTTCATTTGCAGAGTATGAGCCTCCCAGTTGGGTGAAGAATG ACAACAATTCTTTTGGCTATGACATGGGCTGGTGGAAAGAGGAACATTTTAACGCATCAGATGTCAACGGTGATGGTTTGTTGAACATAACCGAGTTCAATGA CTTTCTGCATCCATCTGACAGCAAAAGCCCAAAGCTGCTACACTGGCTGTGCAAGGAGGAAGTAAG AGAAAGAGATACAGACAGGGATGGGAAGGTTAACTTTGATGAGTTCTTTCATGGGCTCTTTGATTTGGTGAGAAACTATGATGAAGAAGATCATAACTCTTCCCATCTATCTCACGACTCATTGGAGTCCCCGGCTAGAAGTTTGTTTAGCCAGCTTGATAAAGATGGTGACAG ACTGTTGTCTGAAGAAGAACTACTACCAATAATTGGGAAAATTCATCCATCAGAGCGGTACTATGCGAAACAACAAGCAGATTACATCATATCACAG GCAGATTCAGATAAAGATGGTCGCTTAAGCTTACTCGAGATGATTGAGAACCCATACGTATTCTATAGTGCCATCTTCAGTGAGGATGAGGATGATGATGACTACGAATATCACGATGAGTTCCGCTAA
- the LOC107886870 gene encoding calumenin-A isoform X2, with translation MGKVSAIIYIAVALLILFLISHSPKKHPNHSRHRRLKLRSSFSFSNPTHHEPVAFDPLVADIERRREDRQWEKQYLEHTHPELVNDHAPGHESQPEWEDFMNAEDYLNDEDKFNVTNRLVMLFPKIDADPADGFVTENELTEWHLQQAAKEVLHRSMREMEVHDKNHDGFVSFAEYEPPSWVKNDNNSFGYDMGWWKEEHFNASDVNGDGLLNITEFNDFLHPSDSKSPKLLHWLCKEEVRERDTDRDGKVNFDEFFHGLFDLVRNYDEEDHNSSHLSHDSLESPARSLFSQLDKDGDRLLSEEELLPIIGKIHPSERYYAKQQADYIISQTCVFSMAANDIRMVFHGCNGCFGFSKW, from the exons ATGGGAAAAGTTTCAGCCATTATATACATTGCTGTGGCTCTTCTAATCCTCTTCCTCATCTCGCATTCCCCTAAGAAACACCCCAACCACAGCCGCCATCGCCGCCTAAAGCTCCGCTCTTCTTTCAGCTTCAGCAACCCCACCCACCACGAGCCCGTGGCTTTTGATCCTCTCGTCGCCGACATCGAGCGCCGCCGTGAAGATCGACAATGGGAGAAGCAGTACTTGGAGCACACCCATCCTGAGCTTGTAAATGACCACGCTCCGGGTCACGAGTCGCAGCCCGAGTGGGAGGATTTCATGAACGCTGAGGATTACTTGAATGATGAGGATAAGTTCAACGTTACCAATAG GTTGGTAATGCTGTTCCCCAAGATTGATGCGGACCCTGCAGATGGTTTTGTGACGGAGAATGAATTGACCGAGTGGCATCTACAACAAGCAGCAAAGGAAGTCTTGCACAGGTCTATGAGGGAGATGGAAGTTCATGACAAGAACCATGATGGATTTGTTTCATTTGCAGAGTATGAGCCTCCCAGTTGGGTGAAGAATG ACAACAATTCTTTTGGCTATGACATGGGCTGGTGGAAAGAGGAACATTTTAACGCATCAGATGTCAACGGTGATGGTTTGTTGAACATAACCGAGTTCAATGA CTTTCTGCATCCATCTGACAGCAAAAGCCCAAAGCTGCTACACTGGCTGTGCAAGGAGGAAGTAAG AGAAAGAGATACAGACAGGGATGGGAAGGTTAACTTTGATGAGTTCTTTCATGGGCTCTTTGATTTGGTGAGAAACTATGATGAAGAAGATCATAACTCTTCCCATCTATCTCACGACTCATTGGAGTCCCCGGCTAGAAGTTTGTTTAGCCAGCTTGATAAAGATGGTGACAG ACTGTTGTCTGAAGAAGAACTACTACCAATAATTGGGAAAATTCATCCATCAGAGCGGTACTATGCGAAACAACAAGCAGATTACATCATATCACAG ACTTGTGTATTCAGCATGGCAGCCAATGACATCAGAATGGTGTTTCATGGTTGCAATGGATGTTTTGGGTTTTCAAAATGGTGA
- the LOC107886869 gene encoding 5-oxoprolinase, whose amino-acid sequence MGSVSGEKLRFCIDRGGTFTDVYAEIPGHSDGRVLKLLSVDPSNYDDAPIEGIRRILEEYTGQKIPRTVKIPTDKIEWIRMGTTVATNALLERKGERIALCVTRGFKDLLQIGDQSRPHIFDLSAAKPSNLYEQVIEVDERVELVLDEEKGNGEKSGSFVKGVSGELVRVVKCLDEESLKPLLKGLLEKGISCLAVVLMHSYTYPYHEMAVEKLAMSLGFRHVSLSSALTPMVRAVPRGLTASVDAYLTPVVKEYLSGFISRFDEGLARVNVLFMQSDGGLAPESRFSGHKAVLSGPAGGVVGYSQTLFRLETEKPLIGFDMGGTSTDVSRYAGSYEQVLETKIAGAIIQAPQLDINTVAAGGGSKLKFQFGAFRVGPESVGAHPGPVCYRKGGELAVTDANLILGYVVPDYFPAIFGPKEDQPLDVEATREEYKKLAEQINSYRKSQDSSAKDMTVEEIALGFVNVANETMCRPIRQLTEMKGHETRNHALACFGGAGPQHACAIARSLGMTEVLIHRFCGILSAYGMGLADVIEEAQVPYAAVYGSESVVEASRREAILLNQVKQKLQEQGFREENIKAETYLNLRYEGTDTAIMVKRRIAEDGSGSDYAEEFEKLFQQEYGFKLQNRNILVCDVRVRGIGVANILKPQTLEPASGSPKIEGHYKVFFGNGRHDTPLFKLENLGYGHVIPGPAIIMNGSSTVIVEPKCKAIITKYRNIKIEIESSVNTVKVAEKVADVVQLSIFNHRFMGIAEQMGRTLQRISISTNIKERLDFSCALFGPDGGLVANAPHVPVHLGAMSSTVRWQLEYWGDNLNEGDVLVTNHPCAGGSHLPDITVITPVFDNGKLVFFVASRGHHAEIGGVTPGSMPPFSKSIWEEGAAIKAFKLVEKGIFQEEGIIKLLKFPGADEHSQNIPGTRRLQDNLSDLRAQVAANQRGITLIKELIEQYGLETVQAYMTYVQLNAEEAVREMLKAVAARISSESTRLGERNSITIEEEDCMDDGSVIHLKLSIDSNKGEASFDFSGTSPEVYGNWNAPEAVTAAAVIYCLRCLVDVDIPLNQGCLAPVIIHVPAGSFLSPSDKAAVVGGNVLTSQRITDVVLTAFQACACSQGCMNNLTFGDNTFGYYETIGGGSGAGPTWDGTSGVQCHMTNTRMTDPEIFEQRYPVFLHKFGLRENSGGAGHRKGGNGLVREIEFRRPVVVSILSERRVHAPRGLKGGANGARGANYLITKDKRRIYLGGKNTVEVQAGEILQILTPGGGGWGSLSSSL is encoded by the coding sequence ATGGGAAGTGTCAGTGGAGAAAAGCTTAGGTTTTGTATTGACAGAGGGGGTACTTTCACCGATGTTTACGCCGAGATTCCCGGTCACTCCGATGGCCGGGTCCTTAAACTTTTATCCGTTGACCCTTCCAATTACGACGATGCTCCGATTGAAGGAATCAGGAGGATTCTCGAGGAATATACGGGGCAGAAAATCCCTCGAACTGTCAAAATCCCAACTGATAAAATCGAGTGGATAAGGATGGGGACGACTGTGGCAACAAATGCCCTtttggaaagaaaaggggaaaggaTTGCTTTGTGTGTTACTCGTGGTTTTAAGGACTTGTTACAGATTGGTGATCAATCTCGTCCGCATATCTTTGACCTTTCTGCTGCTAAACCATCTAATCTTTATGAACAAGTTATTGAAGTTGATGAGAGGGTTGAGTTAGTTCTTGACGAGGAAAAAGGGAATGGAGAGAAATCTGGGTCCTTTGTTAAAGGGGTTTCTGGTGAGCTTGTTAGGGTTGTTAAGTGTTTAGATGAAGAATCTTTGAAGCCTTTATTGAAAGGTTTATTGGAGAAAGGGATTAGTTGTTTGGCTGTTGTGTTGATGCATTCCTACACTTACCCTTATCATGAAATGGCTGTTGAGAAGTTGGCTATGAGCTTGGGTTTTCGACATGTTTCGTTGTCTTCAGCTTTGACTCCCATGGTTCGTGCTGTTCCTCGAGGTTTAACAGCTAGTGTGGATGCTTATCTAACCCCTGTTGTGAAAGAGTACTTATCAGGGTTCATATCTAGATTCGATGAAGGTCTTGCGAGGGTGAATGTTCTGTTTATGCAGTCGGATGGAGGGCTTGCACCGGAAAGTCGATTTTCGGGGCACAAGGCTGTTTTGTCTGGCCCTGCTGGGGGAGTTGTTGGCTATTCACAGACTCTTTTCAGGCTTGAAACGGAGAAGCCTTTGATTGGATTTGACATGGGTGGTACATCGACCGATGTGAGCCGTTATGCTGGGAGTTATGAACAAGTCCTAGAAACTAAAATTGCTGGTGCTATAATACAAGCACCTCAGCTTGACATAAACACTGTTGCTGCTGGTGGTGGATCGAAGTTAAAGTTCCAATTTGGAGCTTTCCGGGTTGGACCAGAGTCTGTGGGTGCTCATCCTGGTCCTGTGTGTTATAGGAAAGGTGGAGAATTGGCAGTCACTGATGCAAATCTGATTCTTGGGTATGTTGTTCCTGATTATTTCCCAGCAATCTTTGGTCCGAAGGAAGATCAACCTTTAGATGTCGAAGCAACCAGGGAAGAATACAAGAAGCTAGCAGAGCAAATAAATTCTTATAGGAAGAGCCAAGATTCATCTGCAAAGGATATGACAGTGGAGGAGATTGCACTGGGGTTTGTGAATGTTGCCAATGAGACCATGTGCCGTCCCATACGTCAGTTAACTGAGATGAAAGGCCATGAAACAAGGAACCATGCACTAGCTTGCTTCGGAGGTGCTGGGCCACAACATGCCTGTGCCATTGCTAGATCACTAGGTATGACAGAAGTACTTATTCACCGGTTTTGTGGAATCTTAAGTGCGTATGGAATGGGATTGGCCGATGTCATAGAAGAGGCACAAGTTCCTTATGCTGCAGTTTATGGTTCTGAATCTGTTGTAGAGGCCTCTCGTCGAGAAGCTATATTGTTGAACCAGGTAAAGCAGAAGCTGCAAGAGCAAGGGTTCAGAGAGGAAAATATAAAGGCTGAGACATATCTAAATTTGAGGTATGAAGGTACAGATACGGCAATCATGGTAAAGCGACGTATTGCTGAAGATGGATCTGGATCTGACTATGCTGAGGAATTTGAGAAGCTTTTCCAGCAAGAATACGGATTTAAGCTACAGAATAGAAATATCCTTGTTTGCGATGTCAGGGTTCGTGGGATAGGAGTTGCTAATATATTGAAACCACAGACCCTAGAACCTGCTTCTGGTTCTCCCAAAATCGAAGGCCACTACAAGGTCTTTTTTGGGAATGGGAGGCACGATACACCATTGTTCAAGCTTGAGAATCTGGGATATGGGCATGTTATACCTGGCCCTGCGATCATCATGAATGGGAGTAGTACAGTGATAGTAGAACCAAAATGTAAAGCTATTATAACCAAATATAGAAACATTAAGATTGAAATTGAGTCTAGTGTAAACACAGTGAAAGTTGCTGAAAAAGTTGCAGATGTTGTGCAACTTTCTATCTTCAATCACAGATTTATGGGAATAGCTGAACAGATGGGACGGACGTTGCAGCGGATTTCTATCTCGACAAATATCAAGGAAAGGCTAGACTTTTCTTGTGCTCTTTTTGGTCCAGATGGAGGACTAGTTGCCAATGCTCCTCATGTACCAGTGCATCTCGGAGCTATGTCCAGTACTGTTCGTTGGCAGCTTGAATACTGGGGTGACAATTTGAATGAAGGAGATGTCCTTGTCACTAATCATCCTTGTGCTGGAGGTAGTCATCTTCCCGATATAACTGTGATAACCCCAGTTTTCGATAATGGGAAACTAGTGTTTTTTGTGGCAAGTAGAGGGCATCATGCTGAGATTGGGGGTGTTACACCTGGAAGCATGCCACCTTTTTCGAAGTCCATATGGGAAGAAGGAGCTGCCATAAAAGCATTTAAACTAGTGGAAAAGGGGATTTTCCAAGAAGAAGGAATAATAAAACTACTTAAGTTTCCAGGTGCTGATGAACATTCGCAAAATATCCCAGGAACACGACGGCTTCAAGATAACCTATCAGACCTTAGAGCACAAGTGGCTGCTAACCAGAGAGGAATTACTCTAATCAAAGAACTTATTGAGCAGTATGGTTTGGAAACTGTTCAGGCTTATATGACTTATGTGCAGCTTAATGCAGAAGAAGCAGTAAGAGAGATGCTCAAGGCAGTTGCTGCAAGAATTTCCTCGGAATCAACTAGGCTTGGCGAGAGAAACTCTATAACGATAGAAGAAGAGGATTGCATGGATGACGGGTCTGTCATTCATTTAAAACTCTCTATTGATTCTAACAAAGGGGAAGCAAGTTTTGATTTTAGTGGAACTAGCCCCGAAGTCTACGGTAACTGGAATGCTCCAGAAGCTGTCACTGCTGCTGCAGTCATATACTGCCTTCGTTGTTTGGTCGATGTTGATATTCCTCTTAATCAAGGTTGTTTGGCTCCAGTTATAATCCATGTACCGGCAGGCTCATTTCTTTCTCCAAGTGATAAAGCTGCTGTAGTAGGAGGCAATGTTCTCACATCTCAGAGAATAACTGATGTAGTATTGACTGCATTTCAGGCCTGTGCTTGTTCTCAGGGATGTATGAATAATCTTACCTTTGGGGACAATACTTTCGGTTATTATGAAACAATCGGAGGTGGGAGTGGGGCTGGTCCGACCTGGGATGGAACAAGTGGAGTTCAGTGTCATATGACAAACACTCGAATGACCGATCCTGAAATTTTCGAGCAGAGGTATCCAGTATTCTTGCACAAATTTGGACTGAGAGAAAATAGTGGAGGAGCAGGACATCGCAAAGGGGGTAATGGACTTGTGAGGGAAATTGAGTTCAGGCGCCCAGTTGTGGTTAGCATTCTTTCTGAGAGGCGAGTACATGCACCTAGAGGGCTAAAAGGAGGAGCAAATGGAGCTCGTGGAGCCAACTATCTTATAACAAAAGATAAAAGACGAATCTACCTTGGAGGCAAAAACACAGTAGAGGTGCAGGCTGGGGAAATACTTCAGATTTTAACACCAGGTGGTGGCGGCTGGGGCTCTTTGTCTTCTTCCCTTTGA
- the LOC107887769 gene encoding linoleate 9S-lipoxygenase 5-like: protein MGRINDYPYAVDGLEIWSTIETWVTEYCSFYYPSDETVKNNNKIQSWWSEVKNEDHDDLRNDTWWLEMNTLIDLTQACTVIIWIASAFDAAVNFGQYPYVGYLSNRPTVSHRFMPEPGTKKYDDIENDSNLAFLKTITAQFQTLMGVSFI, encoded by the coding sequence ATGGGCAGAATAAACGATTACCCGTACGCTGTTGATGGGTTAGAAATCTGGTCAACCATTGAAACCTGGGTCACCGAGTACTGTTCTTTCTACTACCCATCAGATGAAACAgttaaaaacaacaataaaatccAATCATGGTGGTCGGAGGTAAAAAACGAAGACCACGACGATTTAAGAAACGATACATGGTGGCTGGAGATGAACACATTAATCGATCTCACCCAAGCATGCACCGTCATAATATGGATAGCTTCCGCTTTCGACGCAGCTGTCAATTTCGGACAATACCCATACGTCGGATACCTCTCAAACAGACCAACAGTCAGCCATCGGTTCATGCCGGAGCCAGGCACCAAAAAATACGACGACATTGAAAACGACTCAAACTTGGCTTTCTTGAAAACAATCACCGCACAGTTCCAAACCCTAATGGGTGTATCCTTTATATAA